Proteins from one Candidatus Omnitrophota bacterium genomic window:
- the rfbA gene encoding glucose-1-phosphate thymidylyltransferase RfbA, whose product MKGIILAGGKATRLYPITRGVCKQMLPVYDKPLIYYPLSVLMLTGIKDILIISTPRDTERFKELLGDGSSLGVNFSYKVQDKPEGIAQAFILAEEFIGKDSVCLILGDNILYGHDISELLIKAAKDVSGGVIFGYYVKDPERYGVIEFDNEHRILSIDEKPKDPKSNWAVTGLYFYDNQVVKIAKSLKPSARGELEITDVNKEYLKKGKLKTKLLSRGYAWLDTGTHDALIDASMFIKTIEDRQGLKVGCIEEVAYRKGYINAKQLEQLAKQLNTSYGQYLLRILTERG is encoded by the coding sequence ATGAAAGGGATAATTTTGGCCGGAGGCAAGGCTACAAGGCTTTATCCGATAACCAGGGGGGTTTGCAAGCAGATGCTCCCAGTTTACGATAAGCCACTAATTTACTATCCGCTTTCGGTTTTAATGCTTACTGGCATTAAAGACATTTTAATTATTTCAACGCCTCGCGATACTGAACGCTTTAAAGAGTTATTAGGTGATGGTAGTTCCCTAGGGGTGAATTTTTCCTATAAAGTGCAGGATAAGCCTGAAGGTATAGCCCAAGCCTTTATTCTGGCTGAAGAGTTTATTGGTAAAGACAGTGTTTGTTTAATCTTAGGCGATAATATTTTATATGGACATGATATCTCTGAACTTTTAATTAAAGCCGCCAAAGATGTGTCTGGTGGAGTTATTTTTGGCTATTATGTGAAAGATCCTGAACGATATGGAGTAATTGAATTTGATAATGAGCATAGGATTTTATCAATTGACGAGAAGCCAAAGGATCCAAAATCAAACTGGGCAGTAACTGGTTTATACTTTTATGATAATCAGGTAGTTAAAATTGCTAAGTCCCTAAAGCCCTCGGCTCGTGGTGAGCTTGAAATTACCGACGTCAATAAAGAGTACTTAAAAAAGGGCAAGTTAAAAACTAAACTTTTAAGTCGTGGTTATGCCTGGCTTGATACCGGAACCCACGATGCTTTAATTGACGCTTCAATGTTTATAAAGACCATTGAAGATCGTCAAGGCTTAAAAGTGGGCTGCATTGAAGAGGTGGCCTATCGTAAGGGTTATATCAATGCTAAACAATTAGAACAGTTAGCCAAGCAGTTAAATACAAGCTATGGTCAATATTTATTGAGAATTTTAACCGAGCGAGGGTAA
- a CDS encoding kinase — protein MIISRTPFRISFFGGGTDYPVWYRENGGAVISASINKYCYITCRYLPPFFDYKYRIVYSQREAVKSLSDIKHPSVRECLNFMNLGKGVEIHHDGDLPARTGLGSSSAFTVGLLNALYALKGKMVTKKQLALEAIHVEQERIKEHVGSQDQTIAAFGGFNKITFARDNNIEVQPVTLHFEKLKHLQRHLMLFFTGFSRTASEIAQEQINQTPNRTKELGNMHDMVYAAMDILNSNHEDFSDFGKLLNESWKIKRSLTSKISTPLIDQIYETAMWAGAKGGKILGAGGGGFILFFVNPEFQQKVRLALKNLLYVPFRFDTLGSQIVYYAPDHQSWSDSSKDILAAEEIISNESTVIEK, from the coding sequence ATGATTATTAGCAGAACTCCGTTTAGAATATCTTTTTTTGGTGGTGGAACAGATTACCCGGTATGGTACAGGGAAAATGGTGGAGCAGTTATCTCAGCTTCGATAAATAAATATTGTTATATAACCTGTCGTTACTTGCCGCCATTTTTTGATTATAAATATAGAATAGTTTATTCGCAACGCGAGGCTGTAAAAAGCCTTTCCGATATAAAGCATCCCTCGGTTCGGGAGTGTTTAAATTTTATGAATTTAGGTAAAGGCGTTGAAATACATCATGATGGAGATCTGCCGGCTAGAACCGGTCTTGGTTCGAGTTCAGCTTTTACGGTAGGCTTGCTAAATGCTTTGTATGCTTTAAAGGGCAAGATGGTAACTAAAAAGCAGTTGGCGCTTGAAGCTATCCATGTTGAGCAAGAAAGAATTAAAGAGCATGTTGGTTCTCAAGACCAAACTATTGCCGCTTTTGGTGGATTTAACAAGATTACTTTTGCTCGGGATAATAATATTGAGGTTCAACCGGTGACTTTACATTTTGAGAAATTAAAACACCTACAAAGACACTTAATGTTATTTTTTACTGGATTCTCTCGTACGGCTTCTGAAATTGCCCAAGAGCAAATAAATCAAACGCCTAATAGAACAAAGGAATTAGGTAACATGCATGATATGGTTTATGCCGCTATGGATATTTTAAACAGCAATCACGAAGATTTTAGTGATTTTGGTAAATTACTTAATGAAAGCTGGAAGATAAAAAGAAGCTTAACTTCTAAAATTTCAACGCCATTGATTGACCAGATTTATGAAACTGCTATGTGGGCCGGGGCAAAGGGTGGAAAAATTCTAGGGGCCGGCGGCGGCGGATTTATTTTATTTTTTGTTAATCCAGAATTTCAGCAAAAAGTAAGGCTAGCCCTTAAGAATCTTCTTTATGTTCCTTTTCGTTTTGATACCTTGGGTAGTCAAATAGTTTATTATGCTCCGGATCATCAATCTTGGTCAGATTCGAGTAAAGATATTTTAGCGGCTGAAGAAATTATTAGCAATGAGTCAACAGTAATTGAGAAATGA
- a CDS encoding transketolase, with the protein MCIQAQTGHVTSSLSCIDILVSLYHGNVMRHRPNDPGWEQRDRFILSKGQASPALYAVLADCGYFNSKELNNFAQKGGNFGVHLQDSVPGVEITSGSLGQGFGLAAGLALGAKKNRNLHLVFTLLGDGECYEGSIWETAMFAAHNQLNNLVAIVDRNYLCVTDFTENLIALEPLDKKWQAFGWEVKRINGHSIEEIISTLCPLRSRPSSKPLVVIADTVKGEGAASLCYQPLCHGIAPKGEEAEIAIRELEGRLCDYE; encoded by the coding sequence ATGTGTATTCAGGCCCAAACCGGGCATGTTACCTCTTCTTTGTCTTGTATTGATATTTTGGTTTCTTTATACCATGGTAATGTCATGCGTCATAGGCCTAATGATCCTGGTTGGGAACAAAGGGATCGATTTATTTTAAGCAAAGGCCAAGCATCTCCGGCTTTGTATGCAGTTTTGGCTGATTGTGGTTATTTTAATTCGAAAGAACTTAATAATTTTGCTCAAAAAGGCGGAAATTTTGGCGTACACCTACAAGATAGTGTACCCGGCGTTGAAATAACTTCTGGCTCACTGGGGCAAGGGTTTGGTTTGGCAGCTGGATTAGCATTAGGGGCTAAAAAGAATCGCAATCTTCACTTAGTATTCACTTTACTAGGAGATGGTGAATGTTATGAGGGGTCTATTTGGGAGACAGCTATGTTCGCGGCTCATAATCAATTGAATAATCTCGTAGCAATAGTTGATAGAAATTATCTCTGCGTAACTGATTTTACTGAAAATTTAATTGCTTTAGAGCCGTTAGATAAGAAATGGCAAGCTTTTGGTTGGGAAGTTAAACGTATTAATGGTCATTCGATCGAGGAAATAATTTCAACTTTATGTCCTTTGCGTTCTAGGCCTTCAAGCAAGCCTCTTGTTGTTATCGCCGATACTGTAAAGGGAGAAGGAGCTGCTTCTTTGTGCTATCAGCCGTTATGTCATGGAATAGCACCTAAAGGAGAAGAAGCTGAAATAGCTATCAGAGAATTAGAAGGGAGGTTATGCGATTATGAATAA
- a CDS encoding NTP transferase domain-containing protein: MNILKSIDVVVLCGGKGERLQSVLGEKPKVLVEVSGRPFLSILIDNFRKFGFNRFILSVGYRRDKIIDYFKDRADIFFSQEEIALGTGGGLKKAESLVKSSSFLVVNGDSFCDLDFNRLFSFHREKRAILTMALVRTTKVKDYGTVTIDSTGKIKSFQEKVEGLNFCLANAGIYLMDKEIFKQMPQKKVFSLERDLFPKTENSFGFVTEAKLYDIGTPERYVQAKEFFNCKGAMS, encoded by the coding sequence ATGAATATTTTAAAATCTATAGATGTGGTTGTTCTTTGTGGTGGAAAAGGTGAGAGGTTACAATCAGTTTTAGGAGAAAAACCCAAAGTTTTAGTTGAAGTTTCTGGAAGGCCTTTCTTATCTATTCTAATTGACAATTTTAGGAAATTTGGTTTTAACCGTTTCATTTTAAGTGTGGGCTATAGACGGGATAAGATTATCGATTATTTTAAAGATAGAGCGGATATCTTTTTTTCTCAAGAGGAAATTGCTTTAGGAACCGGTGGCGGCTTAAAGAAAGCCGAAAGTTTAGTCAAAAGTAGTAGTTTTTTAGTTGTCAACGGCGACTCTTTCTGTGATTTAGATTTTAATCGATTGTTTAGTTTTCACAGGGAAAAAAGAGCTATTTTAACTATGGCTTTGGTTAGAACCACAAAAGTTAAGGATTATGGAACTGTTACTATCGACAGCACAGGAAAGATAAAAAGCTTTCAAGAAAAAGTGGAGGGGCTTAACTTTTGTTTAGCTAATGCTGGAATATATCTAATGGATAAAGAAATATTCAAGCAGATGCCGCAAAAAAAAGTTTTTTCTTTAGAACGCGATTTATTTCCTAAAACAGAAAATAGCTTTGGCTTTGTAACAGAAGCTAAATTATATGATATCGGAACGCCAGAGCGGTATGTTCAGGCTAAGGAGTTTTTTAACTGTAAAGGGGCCATGTCGTGA
- a CDS encoding B12-binding domain-containing radical SAM protein produces the protein MKVMLLFPKWTSAYGLFSYFAKKASRWPPLNLAYIAAVAENNGHMVKIVDGEAEDLPTAKILERINEFKPDIIGMTATTPFFHVVVKLAEAIKGFNKSIPIAIGGAHITILQKEDFNLCFDYAFLGEAEESWAQFLDRYGSGKDMSDIKGLLYRKGDEVVCTGLSEPIKNIDSIPYPARHLLKLDKYNIGTLKGVKNFTTIMTTRGCPFECIFCSTKVFGSRIRRRSLDSVMDEIKSIIYNFNIKHFTFLDDTLTLDRNYILQLCKRIQAEDFSITFDGSTRANLVDDELIAEMAKAGLIRISFGLESVDPRIRKIIKKEVPLESYQKANQITNKYGIETLNSVMLGLPGETAETVESTLGYLRNARHIQQANLSIATPYPGTELYRMAKEGQHGLRLLTEDFSRYRRYGSAVMEVNELSAQDLIDLQNDGFLRIYSAPWRIIPMVRKSGILGALLTFSRLAKKIKRQLRVKKATKDNNSN, from the coding sequence GTGAAAGTAATGTTATTGTTTCCAAAGTGGACTAGTGCTTATGGTTTATTTTCATATTTTGCTAAGAAGGCATCTCGCTGGCCACCTTTAAATCTAGCTTACATTGCGGCTGTAGCTGAAAATAACGGCCATATGGTAAAAATAGTTGATGGAGAGGCCGAAGATTTACCAACGGCAAAAATTTTGGAACGTATAAATGAGTTTAAGCCAGATATAATCGGCATGACTGCTACTACACCTTTTTTCCATGTAGTGGTTAAACTCGCTGAGGCGATTAAAGGGTTTAATAAAAGCATTCCGATAGCTATAGGCGGAGCGCATATAACTATTTTACAAAAGGAAGATTTTAATCTTTGTTTTGATTATGCCTTTCTTGGTGAAGCCGAAGAATCATGGGCTCAGTTTCTAGATAGATATGGTTCTGGGAAAGATATGTCAGACATAAAAGGCCTTCTTTATCGTAAAGGTGATGAGGTTGTTTGTACTGGTCTTTCTGAACCAATTAAGAATATTGATTCAATTCCTTATCCAGCGAGGCATTTACTAAAATTAGATAAATATAATATAGGCACTTTAAAAGGTGTAAAAAATTTTACGACTATTATGACAACTAGAGGTTGCCCGTTTGAATGTATATTTTGTAGCACAAAAGTGTTCGGTTCCAGGATTCGTCGAAGGTCTTTGGATTCGGTAATGGATGAGATTAAATCAATAATTTATAATTTTAATATTAAACATTTTACCTTTTTGGATGACACTCTAACACTTGATAGAAATTATATTTTACAATTATGTAAGCGAATACAGGCCGAAGATTTTTCAATCACTTTTGATGGCAGTACTAGAGCTAATTTAGTGGATGATGAATTAATTGCTGAAATGGCTAAAGCAGGGCTAATAAGAATTTCTTTTGGTTTAGAATCAGTAGATCCTCGCATAAGAAAGATTATTAAAAAAGAAGTGCCGCTTGAAAGTTATCAAAAGGCAAATCAAATAACTAATAAATATGGAATAGAGACGCTTAATTCAGTTATGCTTGGCTTACCAGGCGAAACAGCCGAAACTGTAGAAAGTACTCTGGGTTACTTACGTAATGCGCGTCATATTCAGCAAGCTAATCTTAGTATAGCCACTCCTTATCCAGGTACGGAACTTTATCGGATGGCTAAAGAGGGGCAACACGGGTTACGGTTATTGACTGAAGATTTTTCAAGGTATCGTCGTTATGGATCAGCAGTTATGGAGGTGAATGAATTGTCGGCTCAAGATCTTATTGATTTACAAAACGACGGATTTCTTAGGATATATTCAGCTCCCTGGCGGATTATTCCAATGGTAAGAAAGAGTGGTATTTTAGGAGCATTGCTTACTTTTTCCAGACTGGCCAAGAAGATTAAAAGGCAGCTAAGGGTTAAGAAGGCAACAAAAGATAATAACAGCAATTAG
- a CDS encoding GDP-L-fucose synthase, whose protein sequence is MEKQAKIYIAGHTGLVGRALLRELKKEGYANLLTRTHQELDLTHQTEVERFFSQERPDYVFLAAARVGGIGANNSYPAEFIYENLMIQANVINSAYTSGVKKLLFFSSACMYPKYCPQPMKEDSLLTGCLELTSEPYAIAKIAGVKMCEAYNRQYKTGFICIIPSNIYGPDDHFGSQDSHVLPALIDKFHKAKIANEPSVIVWGSGNCKREFIYVDDVASAAIFLMNLFEIHSYVNLGYGEDITIKELIVAVKEIVGYKGEIVFDKSKPDGILRKALDSSRILSFGWKPKTSLASGLDKTYKSFLKKFS, encoded by the coding sequence ATGGAAAAGCAAGCCAAGATTTATATTGCCGGACACACAGGATTAGTTGGAAGAGCTCTTTTACGTGAGCTTAAAAAAGAAGGTTATGCTAATTTATTAACCAGAACCCACCAAGAGCTAGATCTCACCCACCAGACAGAAGTTGAAAGATTTTTTAGCCAAGAGCGTCCTGACTATGTATTTTTAGCTGCGGCTCGAGTTGGCGGAATCGGCGCAAACAACAGTTACCCGGCAGAATTTATCTATGAAAACCTTATGATTCAGGCTAACGTTATTAATTCAGCATATACCTCAGGGGTTAAGAAGCTTTTATTCTTTAGCAGTGCTTGCATGTATCCTAAGTATTGCCCTCAGCCAATGAAGGAAGATAGTTTATTGACAGGGTGCCTAGAGCTAACCAGCGAACCTTATGCTATAGCTAAAATCGCTGGGGTAAAAATGTGTGAGGCTTATAATCGTCAATACAAAACAGGATTTATCTGTATTATACCTTCAAATATTTATGGTCCTGACGATCATTTTGGTTCTCAAGATTCACATGTGCTTCCGGCTTTGATTGATAAATTTCATAAAGCTAAGATTGCCAATGAACCTTCAGTGATAGTTTGGGGGAGTGGAAATTGTAAAAGAGAATTTATCTATGTAGATGATGTTGCTTCGGCTGCAATTTTTCTTATGAATTTATTTGAAATTCATTCTTATGTTAATTTGGGATACGGAGAAGATATAACTATAAAAGAGCTAATTGTTGCAGTGAAAGAAATTGTCGGATATAAGGGCGAGATCGTGTTTGATAAGTCTAAGCCTGATGGAATTTTACGAAAAGCTCTAGATAGTAGCAGAATATTATCTTTTGGCTGGAAGCCAAAGACGTCTTTAGCTAGCGGGTTGGACAAGACCTATAAGAGTTTTTTAAAAAAATTTAGTTAA
- a CDS encoding SDR family oxidoreductase, with protein MKILVTGGAGYLGSIMVPRLLNSGHDVVVVDSFAYRQSSLLDCCNNKKLTIERADTLDERVIARQIKNVDAIFPLACLTGAPLCDNQPDEARRVIVEAIRLILKLRSKGQAIIYPTTNSGYGIGQKGIFCNEKTPLRPVSLYGKLKVEAEKILLDAGDCITLRLATAFGISPRMRLDLLVNDFTYRAVTDKFIILFESHFKRNYIHVRDVAKAFIHGLDNFQTMKNQAYNVGLSDANLSKWELCQEIKKQVPDFYFIEAEVGQDPDKRDYIVSNAKIENKGFKPDVSLEDGITELIKGYQIIRKNQYSNV; from the coding sequence ATGAAAATACTAGTAACTGGTGGAGCGGGCTATTTAGGTTCAATAATGGTTCCTCGTTTATTAAATTCCGGTCACGATGTCGTCGTTGTTGATTCTTTTGCCTATCGTCAATCATCTTTGCTTGATTGTTGCAATAATAAGAAGCTGACTATAGAAAGGGCCGATACTTTAGATGAGCGAGTAATCGCGCGGCAAATTAAAAATGTTGATGCTATTTTTCCTTTAGCTTGTCTTACCGGTGCACCGCTTTGCGATAACCAGCCTGATGAGGCCAGACGCGTAATTGTTGAAGCCATAAGATTAATTCTTAAGTTGCGTTCTAAAGGACAAGCCATTATTTATCCCACTACTAATAGCGGCTATGGTATAGGCCAAAAAGGTATTTTTTGTAACGAGAAAACTCCTTTGCGGCCAGTTTCGCTTTATGGAAAACTGAAAGTTGAGGCTGAGAAAATTTTGCTCGATGCGGGAGATTGTATTACTTTACGATTAGCAACTGCTTTTGGTATAAGTCCACGAATGCGTTTGGATTTATTAGTTAATGATTTTACTTATCGAGCCGTAACAGATAAGTTCATAATTCTTTTTGAATCACATTTTAAAAGAAACTATATCCATGTTCGCGATGTGGCTAAAGCTTTTATCCATGGATTGGATAATTTCCAAACCATGAAAAACCAAGCCTACAATGTTGGATTAAGCGATGCAAATTTAAGCAAGTGGGAGTTATGTCAGGAGATTAAAAAACAAGTTCCTGATTTTTATTTTATTGAGGCCGAAGTCGGCCAAGATCCCGATAAAAGAGACTATATTGTAAGCAATGCGAAAATCGAAAATAAAGGCTTTAAGCCCGATGTTTCGTTGGAGGATGGTATAACTGAGTTGATAAAAGGATACCAAATCATTAGAAAGAATCAATATTCTAATGTCTAA
- the rfbC gene encoding dTDP-4-dehydrorhamnose 3,5-epimerase, with the protein MSFEFKRLEIPEVVLIKPKLRSDERGFFLEAYKQSDFVKFGITDEFVQENHSKSFAKGVIRGLHFQKKPFEQAKLVRVIAGSALDVAVDIRRGSPTFGKWVSALLSTKNQSILYIPTGFAHGFCTLEENTEVIYGCSSEYSPQHDRGVIWSDQNIGIHWPILKPVLSERDKKWPMLKEADIGFNYV; encoded by the coding sequence ATGTCATTTGAATTTAAAAGATTAGAAATCCCCGAGGTTGTTTTAATTAAGCCTAAATTACGCAGTGACGAAAGAGGCTTTTTTCTTGAAGCCTATAAACAGAGTGATTTTGTTAAATTTGGCATAACTGATGAATTTGTTCAAGAGAATCATTCTAAATCTTTTGCTAAGGGGGTAATCAGGGGTTTACATTTTCAAAAGAAACCTTTCGAGCAGGCAAAGTTAGTAAGAGTGATTGCTGGTAGCGCTTTAGATGTGGCGGTTGATATTCGTCGTGGTTCACCTACCTTTGGAAAGTGGGTTTCGGCATTACTTTCAACGAAGAATCAGTCGATTCTTTATATACCAACCGGTTTTGCCCACGGGTTTTGTACTTTAGAAGAAAATACCGAAGTTATTTATGGTTGTAGTAGTGAGTATTCGCCTCAGCATGATCGAGGGGTTATTTGGTCTGATCAAAATATCGGCATACATTGGCCGATTCTTAAACCGGTTCTTTCTGAGCGCGATAAAAAATGGCCGATGTTGAAAGAGGCTGACATTGGGTTTAACTATGTCTAA
- a CDS encoding GDP-mannose 4,6-dehydratase: protein MPVKAITRHRYKGKIIKLIQKQGVIKATPNHSIYSSSLELTNPHTNPELLVIREINEIKKRNKRKSLALLEILAAYITEGNATFNKANGGYIIEINQTNKGWIEHIGELIRKEFSLKFYIGKHKNKQHKDVFYLQVSNKKFFNYLIKNCGKYCDGKFFPDWIFDLESNQRSFFWSKLLEGDGTKDGRYSTTSYKLTNQISLLLTLQGKKFKVFEYDRKNYKRSWEFKTELSGQHYGLVKRKKQEIQYEGWVYDLEVEKSHNFVCGIGNVVCHNTHVDNSIKDPFVFEAVNVRGTLNLLACARKHKVTRFIHISTDEVYGEIEEGKFTEDSHLAPNSPYSASKAAGDFFVRSYIRTFDFPAIIIRPSNNYGPWQYPEKFIPVAISSVLADKKIPVYAQGLNCREWLYVTDCVKGIALIMDKGKVGEVYNLGSNIERRNIDLAKEILKILNKPDDFINFVADRPGHDFRYCLDSAKVNNLGWSPEVGFEIGITATVEWYKNKRTWTEGKLSR from the coding sequence ATGCCAGTCAAAGCAATTACTCGACATAGGTATAAAGGTAAGATCATAAAACTAATTCAGAAACAAGGAGTTATAAAAGCAACTCCAAACCATTCTATTTATAGTTCAAGTCTTGAGTTGACCAATCCACACACTAACCCGGAGTTATTGGTTATTAGAGAAATAAACGAGATAAAAAAAAGGAATAAGAGAAAAAGCTTGGCACTTTTGGAAATTTTAGCAGCTTATATAACAGAAGGAAATGCGACTTTCAATAAAGCTAATGGCGGATATATCATAGAAATTAATCAAACTAACAAGGGATGGATTGAACATATAGGAGAACTAATTAGAAAAGAGTTTTCGTTAAAATTCTATATCGGTAAACATAAAAATAAACAGCATAAAGATGTGTTTTATTTACAGGTGTCCAATAAGAAGTTTTTCAATTATTTAATAAAAAATTGTGGAAAATATTGTGATGGAAAATTCTTTCCAGATTGGATTTTTGATTTAGAGAGTAATCAACGGAGTTTTTTTTGGAGTAAGTTACTTGAAGGCGATGGCACTAAAGATGGCAGGTATTCTACGACTTCTTACAAATTAACGAATCAAATCAGCCTCCTTTTGACATTACAAGGAAAAAAATTCAAAGTTTTTGAATACGATAGAAAGAACTATAAAAGAAGCTGGGAGTTCAAGACTGAATTATCTGGTCAGCATTATGGATTGGTGAAGAGAAAAAAACAGGAAATTCAATATGAAGGATGGGTTTATGATCTGGAAGTAGAAAAGAGCCACAATTTCGTTTGTGGAATAGGAAATGTAGTTTGTCATAATACCCATGTCGACAATTCGATTAAGGATCCTTTTGTTTTTGAGGCGGTAAATGTTCGAGGAACGCTCAACCTCCTAGCTTGCGCCAGAAAACACAAGGTTACAAGATTTATTCATATCTCAACTGATGAAGTTTATGGAGAGATAGAAGAGGGTAAATTTACTGAGGATTCGCATTTAGCACCAAATTCACCTTATTCAGCTTCTAAAGCTGCTGGTGATTTTTTTGTTCGTTCTTATATCCGTACTTTTGACTTTCCGGCGATTATTATCCGACCTTCTAATAACTATGGTCCTTGGCAGTATCCTGAGAAGTTTATACCGGTAGCTATATCTAGTGTCTTGGCTGATAAGAAGATACCAGTTTATGCTCAAGGTTTAAATTGTCGCGAATGGCTGTATGTTACTGATTGCGTTAAGGGTATTGCTTTAATTATGGATAAGGGTAAAGTCGGCGAAGTCTATAATTTAGGTTCAAATATTGAGAGACGAAATATTGATTTAGCTAAAGAGATACTTAAGATTCTTAATAAGCCCGATGATTTTATTAATTTTGTTGCTGATCGTCCCGGACACGATTTTCGGTATTGCCTAGATTCAGCTAAAGTCAATAATTTGGGCTGGAGTCCGGAAGTAGGCTTCGAAATTGGCATAACTGCTACTGTTGAATGGTATAAGAATAAGAGAACTTGGACTGAAGGTAAGTTGAGCCGATAA
- a CDS encoding B12-binding domain-containing radical SAM protein, protein MMMSLDLVLVNPSSKKQMYGSLSDSLIGIEPPIWTALIAAFVRRKGFSVAIIDAVAEGLGPTEVFNRIREYNPRVIGLAAIGANPSAASTPKMLAVRSLLNLIQENNFDSKTVLYGIHPSALAEETLREEKIDFVIKGEAFYPILNILKETKSQDIDDLSFNKGICYLRDKKFISGGWAKVVENLDELPFAAWDLLPMDKYRAHNWHCFGHIRQRSPYAIIYTSFGCPFDCKYCNIHSLYGGSPGIRYRSPEKVVEEIDFLVKNYNIKHLKILDELFVSEKSRVDRFCDLLIKRNYRINIWAYARVDTVNELLLKKLKQAGVNWICYGFEAASKKVRDGVSKGRFDQEAIYEAARITHDAGIHIIGNFMFGLPDDDQQSMQETLNLAKKLRCEYVNFYTTMAYPGSKLYQEAIKQKKQLPKSWSGYSQFSYETLPLPTKYLSSAEVLSFRDRAFVDYYSDPEYSAMIKEVFGEDTVEHIKDMLKYKLKRKLLETEGVKT, encoded by the coding sequence ATTATGATGTCATTGGATCTAGTATTAGTAAATCCGAGTAGTAAAAAGCAGATGTATGGCAGTTTAAGCGATAGCTTAATCGGTATTGAACCACCAATATGGACAGCTTTGATCGCTGCCTTTGTGCGCCGGAAAGGTTTTTCGGTAGCGATAATTGATGCTGTAGCTGAAGGTTTGGGCCCAACAGAAGTTTTTAATAGAATAAGGGAGTATAACCCAAGAGTTATCGGCCTTGCTGCGATTGGAGCTAATCCTTCGGCGGCATCAACACCAAAAATGCTTGCTGTAAGAAGTCTATTGAATTTAATTCAAGAGAATAATTTTGATTCCAAGACCGTTCTTTACGGTATTCATCCTTCGGCTTTAGCCGAAGAAACCCTCAGAGAGGAGAAGATTGATTTCGTAATTAAAGGAGAAGCTTTTTATCCAATTTTAAATATTTTAAAAGAAACAAAATCGCAAGATATAGACGATTTATCGTTTAATAAGGGCATTTGTTATCTTCGGGATAAAAAGTTTATTTCTGGCGGTTGGGCTAAAGTAGTTGAGAATTTAGATGAATTACCCTTCGCAGCTTGGGATCTTTTACCGATGGATAAGTATCGAGCTCATAATTGGCATTGTTTTGGCCATATAAGACAACGTTCTCCTTATGCCATAATTTACACTAGTTTTGGCTGCCCTTTCGATTGTAAATATTGTAATATTCATAGTCTTTACGGTGGTTCTCCGGGCATACGTTATCGTAGCCCTGAAAAGGTGGTCGAGGAAATCGATTTTCTAGTGAAAAATTATAATATTAAGCATTTAAAAATACTTGATGAGCTTTTTGTTTCAGAAAAATCTAGGGTCGATAGATTTTGTGATCTGCTTATTAAACGTAACTACCGAATAAATATATGGGCTTATGCCAGAGTTGATACGGTTAATGAATTATTGCTAAAAAAATTAAAACAAGCTGGAGTAAATTGGATTTGCTATGGGTTCGAGGCAGCTAGCAAAAAAGTCCGGGACGGCGTATCTAAGGGTAGGTTTGACCAGGAAGCTATTTATGAAGCTGCTCGTATAACTCATGATGCCGGGATTCATATAATCGGTAATTTTATGTTTGGTCTTCCTGATGATGATCAACAATCTATGCAAGAAACATTAAATTTAGCTAAAAAGTTACGTTGCGAATACGTGAACTTTTATACTACCATGGCTTATCCTGGTTCAAAGCTTTATCAAGAAGCAATAAAGCAGAAAAAGCAACTTCCGAAAAGCTGGTCAGGGTACTCTCAGTTTAGTTACGAAACTTTACCTTTGCCAACAAAATATCTTTCTAGTGCCGAAGTTCTAAGCTTTAGAGACCGAGCTTTCGTGGATTATTATAGCGATCCCGAGTATAGCGCTATGATTAAAGAAGTTTTTGGCGAGGATACAGTTGAGCATATAAAAGATATGCTTAAATATAAATTAAAAAGGAAGCTGTTGGAAACTGAAGGAGTAAAGACATGA